Proteins encoded by one window of Phytohabitans houttuyneae:
- a CDS encoding DUF742 domain-containing protein: MTHVPPEEPAGPARIRPFLGVSGLGAQPADATPAGLRPFVLTSGRVDGVDPDIGLETQVTARSDGPLRTGVPVSSLAPELRTIMALCAEPISVAEISARARLHLGVTRILVGDLRAAGYLDVHARDAARPDPDTILRVIRGLRAIS; encoded by the coding sequence GTGACCCACGTCCCGCCCGAGGAGCCGGCGGGGCCCGCCCGCATCCGGCCCTTCCTGGGCGTCTCGGGGCTTGGTGCGCAGCCGGCGGACGCCACGCCGGCCGGGCTGCGACCGTTTGTGCTCACCTCCGGCCGGGTGGACGGCGTGGACCCGGACATCGGCCTGGAGACACAGGTCACGGCCCGCTCGGACGGGCCGCTGCGCACCGGTGTACCGGTGTCCAGCCTGGCGCCCGAGCTGCGCACGATCATGGCGCTGTGCGCGGAGCCGATCTCGGTGGCCGAGATCTCCGCGCGGGCCCGGCTGCACCTCGGCGTGACCCGCATCCTCGTCGGCGACCTGCGGGCCGCCGGCTACCTCGACGTCCACGCGCGGGATGCCGCGCGTCCCGACCCCGACACCATCCTGCGAGTGATCCGTGGACTTCGTGCGATCTCCTGA
- a CDS encoding GTP-binding protein has protein sequence MDFVRSPEQAPPIPVKIVVAGGFGVGKTTTVGAISEISPLTTEAVMTTAGVGVDDPGQATGKTTTTVAMDFGCVTIDRSLKLYLFGTPGQSRFGFMWDDLSHGALGALVVVDSSRLDDCYPAVDYFERARIPFVVAVNAFDGKLAHDLDEVRWALAVDERIPVVAFDARNRISVRDALLVLLDRALDDAVQGETAK, from the coding sequence GTGGACTTCGTGCGATCTCCTGAGCAAGCACCCCCCATTCCCGTCAAGATCGTGGTCGCCGGCGGCTTCGGCGTCGGCAAGACCACAACCGTCGGCGCGATCAGCGAGATATCGCCGCTGACGACCGAGGCGGTCATGACCACCGCCGGGGTCGGCGTGGACGACCCCGGCCAGGCCACTGGCAAGACCACCACGACGGTCGCGATGGACTTCGGCTGCGTGACCATCGATCGCAGCCTGAAGCTCTATCTCTTCGGTACGCCCGGACAGTCCCGCTTCGGCTTTATGTGGGATGACCTGTCCCACGGAGCGCTCGGTGCGCTGGTTGTGGTTGACAGCAGCCGGTTAGATGACTGCTACCCTGCGGTGGACTACTTCGAGCGGGCGCGCATACCATTCGTCGTCGCGGTCAACGCGTTCGACGGAAAGCTCGCCCACGACCTGGACGAGGTCCGGTGGGCCCTCGCGGTCGACGAGCGGATCCCCGTTGTCGCCTTCGACGCCCGCAACCGGATTTCTGTGAGAGACGCACTGCTAGTCCTACTGGATCGCGCGCTGGATGATGCGGTACAGGGAGAGACCGCGAAATGA